In Calditrichota bacterium, the DNA window CTTCTCCTTAATCTGCCGCACGCGTTCCCGGGTCAGGCCGAGTCTGGTGCCGATTTCCTCCAAAGTGAGCGCCGGTTCTTCGTCCAGGCCGTAGTACAGGCGGATGATTTCCGCTTCGCGTACGGTGAGGCGAGCCAGGGCAGCCTGGATCTCTTCTTGCAGCGACTCGTCTACCAACGGGGAATCTGGAGCGGGGACGTCAGGGTTGGCGATGGTATCGAGAAGTAAGGTGCCGTCGTCGGCGTAGTAGGGTGCGCTGAGCGAGATGTGCCGACTGGCGAAGCGGAGGGCGTCGGCCACGTCCACAGGGCTCATCTCCAAGGCCCCTGCCACCTCCTGCGGCGAGGGTTCGCGCTCGTATTCCTGCTCCAGCGCGGAGAACGCTTTGCCGATGCGCGTGAGCGCACCCACACGGTTCAGGGGCAGGCGCACAATGCGCGATTGCTCGGCAAGTGCCTGCAGTATCGCCTGACGGATCCACCACACCGCGTAGGAAATGAAGCGAAACCCACGGGTCTCGTCAAAGCGCGTCGCCGCCTTGATAAGCCCCAAATTGCCCTCGTTGATGAGATCGGCCAACGCCAACCCTTGGTTCTGAAACTGCTTGGCGACGCTGACCACGAAGCGAAGGTTCGCCTTGGTCAGACGCTCCAAGGCCGCAGTATCGCCTTGCCGC includes these proteins:
- a CDS encoding RNA polymerase sigma factor RpoD/SigA, with the translated sequence MPSSKKRHDRAEGHSLDRYLREIAREPLLSPTEEVELARLARQGDTAALERLTKANLRFVVSVAKQFQNQGLALADLINEGNLGLIKAATRFDETRGFRFISYAVWWIRQAILQALAEQSRIVRLPLNRVGALTRIGKAFSALEQEYEREPSPQEVAGALEMSPVDVADALRFASRHISLSAPYYADDGTLLLDTIANPDVPAPDSPLVDESLQEEIQAALARLTVREAEIIRLYYGLDEEPALTLEEIGTRLGLTRERVRQIKEK